In the genome of Methanopyrus kandleri AV19, one region contains:
- a CDS encoding CoB--CoM heterodisulfide reductase iron-sulfur subunit A family protein, with translation MAEEEPRIGVYVCHCGVNIAGVVDVKEVAEFAKTLKNVVVARDYKYVCSDPGQEIIQRDIEKYDLNRVVVAACSPRLHEPTFRRCVEEAGLNPYCFEMANIREHCSWVHMDDPARATEKAKDLVRMAVAKARLLESLETIKVDVTDRALVIGGGVSGIQAALDLADMGFEVILVEKEPSIGGRMAQLDKTFPTNDCSICILAPKMVDVSKHPNIKMYTYAEVVEVDGYVGNFTVKIEKKPRYVDEDACTGCGACAEVCPIEVPNEFDEGLGMRKAIYKPFPQAVPSVFTIDEEHCIRCGLCEEVCDADAIDFDQEPEIVEEEVGAIICAIGYDTCDPTEREEYGYGVYDNVITSIELERLINASGPTGGKVVRPSDGKKPKRIAFIQCVGSRDPHRTNPYCSNVCCMYAMKLAQLIREKYPETQIDIYYMDVRAFGKGYEEYYERSQKQYGIRFIRGRPAEIVEDPETKNLIVRAEDTLLGDVVEREYDLVVLSVGMVPRDSADVIQEVLSISRSPDGFFMEAHPKLRPVDTAIDGIFLAGACQGPKDIPSSVAQGSAAAARAATALAAGEVAVEPIVSEVDEEICGGCGTCVELCPYGAIELVEKDGKLVAEVTAALCKGCGTCAAACPSGAMEQNHFKTEQLYKQIEGAFRDPA, from the coding sequence TTGGCGGAGGAAGAGCCGCGCATCGGCGTCTACGTGTGCCACTGCGGCGTGAACATCGCCGGCGTCGTCGACGTCAAGGAAGTGGCCGAGTTCGCCAAGACGCTGAAGAACGTGGTCGTGGCGCGCGATTACAAGTACGTGTGCTCCGACCCGGGTCAAGAGATCATTCAACGCGACATCGAGAAGTACGATCTGAACCGTGTCGTCGTGGCGGCCTGTTCGCCCAGGCTACATGAGCCCACGTTCCGACGGTGCGTCGAGGAGGCCGGGTTGAACCCCTACTGCTTCGAGATGGCGAACATCAGGGAGCACTGCTCATGGGTTCACATGGACGATCCGGCCAGGGCCACGGAGAAAGCTAAGGACCTCGTCCGCATGGCGGTGGCCAAGGCCCGGCTGCTCGAGTCCCTCGAGACCATCAAGGTGGACGTGACCGACCGCGCCCTGGTCATCGGGGGCGGAGTCTCCGGGATTCAGGCGGCCCTGGACCTCGCGGACATGGGCTTCGAGGTCATCCTGGTCGAGAAGGAGCCGTCCATCGGGGGCAGGATGGCCCAGCTGGACAAGACGTTCCCCACGAACGACTGCTCCATCTGCATCTTGGCACCGAAGATGGTGGACGTGTCCAAGCATCCCAACATCAAGATGTACACCTACGCCGAGGTCGTCGAGGTGGACGGGTACGTGGGCAACTTCACGGTGAAGATCGAGAAGAAGCCGCGGTACGTGGACGAGGACGCGTGCACGGGCTGCGGCGCGTGCGCGGAGGTCTGCCCGATCGAGGTGCCCAACGAGTTCGACGAGGGCCTGGGGATGAGGAAGGCCATCTACAAGCCGTTCCCGCAGGCGGTCCCGTCGGTGTTCACGATCGACGAGGAGCACTGCATCCGATGCGGTCTCTGCGAAGAGGTATGCGACGCCGACGCGATAGACTTCGATCAGGAGCCCGAGATCGTCGAGGAAGAGGTCGGTGCTATCATCTGCGCCATCGGATACGACACGTGCGACCCGACCGAGCGCGAGGAGTACGGGTACGGCGTCTACGACAACGTGATCACGTCGATAGAGCTGGAGAGGCTCATCAACGCCTCGGGACCCACCGGTGGCAAGGTGGTGAGGCCCAGTGATGGAAAGAAACCGAAACGTATTGCATTCATCCAGTGCGTTGGCTCACGTGACCCGCACAGGACCAATCCGTACTGCTCCAACGTTTGCTGCATGTACGCGATGAAGTTGGCGCAGCTGATCCGGGAGAAGTACCCGGAGACACAGATCGATATCTACTACATGGACGTGCGGGCGTTCGGTAAGGGTTACGAGGAGTACTACGAACGCTCGCAGAAGCAGTACGGCATCCGGTTCATCCGCGGCCGGCCCGCGGAGATAGTCGAGGACCCGGAGACCAAGAACCTCATCGTGCGTGCCGAGGATACGCTGCTCGGCGACGTGGTCGAAAGGGAGTACGACTTGGTGGTGTTGTCCGTAGGTATGGTGCCGCGGGACTCGGCCGACGTCATCCAGGAGGTCCTCAGTATTTCACGTTCGCCGGACGGTTTCTTCATGGAAGCACATCCGAAGTTGCGGCCCGTGGACACGGCGATCGACGGTATCTTCCTGGCCGGAGCGTGTCAAGGTCCGAAGGACATACCCTCCTCGGTCGCCCAGGGTTCTGCCGCCGCGGCTCGCGCCGCCACGGCATTGGCGGCCGGTGAGGTGGCCGTAGAGCCCATAGTATCGGAGGTGGACGAGGAGATCTGCGGCGGTTGTGGTACCTGCGTGGAACTCTGTCCGTACGGTGCCATAGAACTCGTCGAGAAGGACGGGAAGCTCGTGGCCGAAGTCACGGCCGCTTTGTGCAAGGGATGCGGGACCTGCGCGGCGGCGTGCCCGAGCGGTGCCATGGAGCAGAACCACTTCAAGACCGAGCAGTTGTACAAGCAGATCGAGGGGGCCTTCAGGGACCCCGCTTAG
- a CDS encoding Ni/Fe hydrogenase subunit alpha → MVVNVEPVTRVEGHGKIVVEFDEDGNLKDARFHVVEVRGFEKFLEGRPIEDAPILTPRICGICQVAHHLASAKAADEVFGVEPPEPARKLRELMHHAATVHSHALHFYFLAAPDLVKPEEEDPMKRHVLALARENPEVVKCAIELRKIGQTIVEAVGGKPIHPVTAVPGGVSKPLEEDRREELLELARSAVELAERTVDLAEELTRRLEEEGLLELGYLESYHMGMVSDGVHELYDGVIRVVDPEGNVDREFEPSEYLDHIAEAVRPYSYLKFPYLRDKGEEEGLYRVNTLSRLNVCDRMATPRAQGRYEELVDEYGKPCHHPMLYHYARTIELLSSAERCVELLEDDEITGDDVREEVDPDDVTGEGIGCVEAPRGTLIHHFKTDEEGLITEVNLIVATVQNNPAMDLGVKKVAEEYLRSPEDASPEVLNRMEMVIRAYDPCLSCATHVLGERPRLTLEVHRAGRLVRIVEG, encoded by the coding sequence ATGGTAGTGAACGTCGAGCCGGTCACCAGGGTGGAGGGTCACGGTAAGATCGTGGTCGAGTTCGACGAGGACGGGAACCTGAAGGACGCCAGATTCCACGTGGTCGAAGTCCGCGGTTTCGAGAAGTTCCTCGAAGGAAGACCGATCGAGGACGCCCCGATACTGACGCCGAGGATCTGTGGGATATGTCAGGTGGCCCATCACCTCGCCAGCGCCAAGGCCGCCGACGAGGTCTTCGGCGTGGAGCCTCCGGAGCCGGCTCGGAAGCTGCGGGAGCTGATGCATCACGCCGCGACGGTGCACAGTCACGCGCTCCACTTCTACTTCCTCGCGGCACCGGACCTGGTCAAACCCGAAGAGGAGGATCCTATGAAGCGCCATGTCCTCGCACTGGCTAGGGAGAACCCCGAGGTCGTGAAGTGTGCCATCGAGCTGAGGAAGATAGGACAGACGATAGTGGAGGCGGTCGGTGGCAAGCCCATACACCCCGTCACCGCCGTTCCGGGCGGCGTATCTAAGCCCTTGGAGGAGGACCGACGGGAGGAGCTCCTCGAACTCGCTAGGAGCGCGGTCGAGCTGGCGGAGCGCACCGTCGACTTGGCCGAGGAGCTAACCCGGCGCCTCGAGGAGGAGGGACTGCTCGAGCTCGGATATCTGGAGTCTTACCATATGGGGATGGTCAGCGACGGCGTGCACGAGTTGTACGACGGTGTGATCCGCGTCGTGGATCCTGAGGGCAACGTCGATAGGGAGTTCGAGCCGTCGGAGTACCTCGATCACATCGCCGAGGCCGTGCGACCGTACTCCTACCTCAAGTTCCCGTACCTGCGCGACAAGGGCGAGGAGGAGGGACTCTACCGGGTCAACACGCTCTCCCGTCTCAACGTGTGCGACAGGATGGCCACGCCCAGGGCTCAGGGGCGTTACGAGGAGCTCGTCGACGAGTACGGGAAACCGTGCCACCACCCGATGCTGTATCATTACGCGAGGACGATCGAGCTGCTGTCGTCGGCCGAACGCTGCGTCGAGCTGCTAGAGGACGACGAGATCACGGGTGACGATGTCCGAGAGGAGGTGGATCCGGACGACGTCACGGGCGAGGGTATCGGCTGCGTGGAGGCACCGCGTGGGACGCTGATCCACCACTTCAAGACGGACGAGGAAGGGCTCATCACCGAGGTCAACCTGATCGTCGCCACGGTCCAGAACAACCCCGCCATGGACCTCGGCGTCAAGAAGGTCGCTGAGGAGTACCTGAGGAGTCCCGAGGACGCCTCCCCCGAGGTCCTCAACCGGATGGAGATGGTGATCCGGGCTTACGACCCCTGCCTGTCTTGTGCGACCCACGTACTCGGCGAGCGTCCCAGGCTCACGCTCGAGGTTCACCGCGCCGGTAGGCTAGTTCGGATTGTGGAGGGGTGA
- a CDS encoding F420-nonreducing hydrogenase gives MVKIATTWLCCCSGCHVSVLDLHERLLDLLGDAELVHCPVLMDTKEIPEDVDVVLIEGGIRNEENVEVAEEFRERAEIVVAVGTCACYGGVPGLANLYSNEELLRTVYVETASTENEDGVIPSEDVPELTWRVRPLSDVIDVDYELPGCPPEPDLIADAVTAILDGREPELSTTNLCEECPRKKEETVIHEIRRPVEGEPDPDRCLLEQGYPCMGPATRAGCGARCPEAGVPCAGCAGPAGEIPDQGAEMMSAIASIFRADVDDVDPSELVESVPDVVGWFYRFTLAGSLMPFRVDRE, from the coding sequence TTGGTGAAGATCGCCACGACGTGGTTGTGCTGTTGCTCCGGTTGCCACGTCTCGGTGTTGGACCTCCACGAGCGGCTTCTGGACCTCCTGGGCGACGCCGAGCTGGTTCACTGCCCCGTGCTCATGGATACCAAGGAGATCCCCGAGGATGTGGACGTGGTCCTGATCGAGGGTGGTATCAGGAACGAGGAGAACGTAGAGGTAGCGGAGGAGTTCAGGGAGCGTGCGGAGATCGTCGTGGCGGTGGGTACCTGCGCCTGCTACGGCGGCGTCCCGGGACTGGCCAACCTGTACTCCAACGAGGAGCTCCTGAGGACCGTCTACGTGGAAACCGCCAGCACGGAGAACGAGGACGGTGTGATACCGTCCGAAGACGTCCCAGAGTTAACGTGGCGCGTTCGCCCGCTCTCCGATGTCATCGACGTCGATTACGAGTTACCCGGCTGCCCCCCGGAGCCCGACCTGATCGCGGACGCGGTCACAGCGATCCTCGACGGACGCGAACCCGAGCTCTCGACGACGAACCTCTGCGAGGAGTGTCCTCGGAAGAAGGAAGAGACCGTGATCCACGAGATCCGCCGCCCGGTCGAGGGTGAGCCCGATCCGGACCGGTGCTTGCTGGAGCAGGGTTACCCGTGCATGGGACCCGCTACACGGGCGGGGTGCGGGGCACGCTGTCCCGAAGCCGGGGTACCGTGTGCGGGTTGTGCGGGACCGGCCGGAGAAATCCCCGACCAAGGTGCGGAGATGATGTCCGCGATCGCCTCGATCTTCCGGGCCGATGTGGACGACGTCGACCCTTCCGAGCTCGTGGAGTCCGTCCCTGACGTGGTAGGCTGGTTCTACCGGTTCACGCTCGCCGGCTCGCTGATGCCGTTCAGGGTGGATAGGGAGTGA
- a CDS encoding hydrogenase iron-sulfur subunit, with the protein MGEWKPKIIAFCCNWCSYGGADTAGVGRMQYPPSTRIIRVMCSGRIEPSLVLKAFREGADGVFVGGCHLGDCHYQSGNYKWWRRAELLKKFLAEIGIEPERFRYEWISASEGEKFAEVMTEFHQTLLELGPLELRERLKRL; encoded by the coding sequence ATGGGAGAGTGGAAACCTAAAATCATAGCTTTCTGCTGCAATTGGTGCTCGTACGGAGGAGCGGATACCGCTGGCGTTGGTAGGATGCAATATCCTCCAAGTACTCGAATTATTCGGGTGATGTGCTCGGGACGAATAGAACCATCTCTTGTTTTAAAAGCGTTTAGAGAAGGTGCTGATGGAGTGTTCGTAGGAGGATGTCACTTGGGAGATTGTCATTACCAATCAGGTAATTACAAGTGGTGGAGAAGGGCCGAGTTATTGAAGAAATTTTTAGCCGAAATAGGCATTGAACCTGAGCGTTTCAGATACGAGTGGATTTCAGCTTCGGAGGGTGAGAAGTTCGCTGAGGTTATGACTGAGTTTCATCAGACGTTGTTAGAGCTGGGACCATTGGAACTCCGTGAGAGGTTGAAAAGGCTGTGA
- the cgi121 gene encoding KEOPS complex subunit Cgi121, translated as MILKFDHWSGPLYLHCSIRRGDPRRIIERSSTGVIIQAISTEYADYRVIASAACRAIRAFESDRNLARSLDLEFLVRLTGTRQIREAIDRAEPGDEFVLVVASRDRKKVRGVLKELEEEAEELEEFPERDGYKELLRTAASVDAEE; from the coding sequence GTGATCCTGAAGTTCGACCACTGGTCCGGTCCGCTGTACCTGCACTGTTCGATCCGTAGGGGTGATCCTCGTAGGATAATCGAGCGCTCTTCGACGGGGGTTATCATCCAGGCGATTTCCACCGAGTACGCCGATTACCGCGTGATCGCTTCGGCCGCCTGTCGCGCCATTCGAGCGTTCGAGAGCGACCGCAACCTGGCACGGTCCCTGGACTTGGAGTTCCTGGTGAGGTTGACGGGGACCCGTCAAATCCGCGAGGCGATCGATCGGGCGGAACCGGGTGATGAGTTCGTGCTCGTCGTGGCTTCCAGGGATCGGAAAAAAGTGAGAGGGGTGTTGAAGGAATTGGAGGAAGAAGCCGAGGAGCTCGAGGAGTTCCCGGAGCGCGACGGCTACAAGGAACTACTTAGAACGGCGGCGTCCGTGGACGCCGAGGAGTAG
- a CDS encoding phenylalanine--tRNA ligase subunit alpha, with translation MDPRELAERLTERDLRILIHLAESGEATPEELAESLDVDLGPVMRSLYWLEERGLIESEEETHEVYELGDEGKEYAEEGLPELRIVEVLRKIGGEGRLEEVLDRAGVPRKLAGPVLGWLRRKGLAEIKREDGETSLVLLEEEPEDVDQSVLEALAAEGSASVEELARKLEMDEEEVEKALKRLSERGDVLRAREETVKKVRLTERGEEVAEHAPEVLERDWITELKPEHLREGTWKEKEFKPYDVKAPTSPTFPGKRHPLKEVINEIRRIFLEMGFVEVSGPLVESSFWNFDALFQPQDHAAREMQDTFYLKEPAEAELPDEEVVEKVRAVHEDGGDTGSRGWGYEWDEGVARKTVLRTHTTAVSVRKLYEVEGPPLKAFSIGRVYRRETVDYKHLPEFHQCEGIVLAKDVSFRDLLGILEEFYRRMGFEEVRFRPAYFPYTVLSVEPEVYFEEKGDWVELGGAGIFRPEVLQPLGFDPDVVCLAWGLGVERLAMLKLGIDDIRDLYMSDLKTLLELPTARARR, from the coding sequence GTGGACCCGCGGGAACTGGCTGAGCGGTTGACCGAGCGCGACTTAAGGATCCTCATTCACTTAGCGGAAAGCGGGGAAGCAACACCCGAGGAACTCGCCGAGTCGCTGGACGTCGACCTGGGTCCCGTTATGAGATCACTCTACTGGCTCGAGGAGCGTGGGTTGATAGAGTCCGAGGAAGAAACGCACGAGGTGTACGAGTTAGGTGATGAAGGAAAGGAGTACGCCGAGGAAGGGCTGCCGGAGCTCCGCATCGTCGAGGTCTTAAGAAAGATAGGCGGTGAGGGACGACTGGAAGAGGTCCTAGATCGTGCCGGAGTGCCCCGGAAGCTGGCCGGACCCGTCCTAGGATGGCTGAGGAGGAAAGGACTGGCGGAGATCAAGAGGGAGGACGGGGAGACGTCGCTCGTTCTCCTGGAGGAGGAGCCTGAGGACGTGGATCAATCCGTGCTCGAGGCGTTGGCCGCTGAGGGTTCCGCGTCCGTCGAGGAGCTTGCGAGAAAGCTAGAGATGGATGAAGAGGAAGTGGAGAAGGCCCTGAAGAGGTTGAGTGAGCGCGGTGACGTCCTGAGAGCGCGGGAGGAGACCGTCAAGAAAGTCAGGCTAACCGAACGCGGTGAGGAAGTCGCGGAGCACGCCCCAGAAGTGCTGGAACGTGACTGGATCACGGAGCTGAAACCCGAGCATTTGAGGGAGGGAACTTGGAAGGAGAAGGAGTTCAAGCCATACGACGTGAAGGCACCCACGAGTCCTACCTTCCCCGGCAAGCGCCACCCACTGAAGGAGGTTATCAACGAGATACGTAGGATCTTCCTCGAGATGGGTTTCGTGGAGGTGTCCGGACCGCTGGTCGAGTCCAGCTTCTGGAACTTCGACGCCCTGTTCCAGCCGCAGGATCACGCCGCCAGGGAGATGCAGGACACCTTCTACCTGAAAGAACCCGCCGAGGCCGAATTGCCGGACGAGGAAGTCGTCGAGAAGGTCCGGGCCGTGCACGAGGATGGTGGCGACACGGGATCCAGGGGTTGGGGGTACGAGTGGGACGAGGGTGTGGCCCGAAAGACGGTCCTTCGTACTCACACGACGGCGGTGTCGGTTCGGAAACTGTACGAGGTGGAGGGGCCTCCACTCAAAGCGTTCTCGATCGGCCGGGTGTACCGGCGCGAGACGGTCGACTACAAGCACTTGCCGGAGTTCCATCAGTGTGAGGGAATAGTCCTGGCCAAGGACGTCTCGTTCCGGGACTTGCTCGGGATACTCGAGGAGTTCTACCGACGGATGGGGTTCGAAGAGGTCAGGTTCAGGCCCGCCTACTTCCCCTATACGGTCCTCTCCGTCGAACCCGAGGTATACTTCGAGGAGAAAGGCGATTGGGTGGAGCTAGGCGGTGCGGGCATTTTCCGCCCTGAGGTGCTTCAACCCCTGGGGTTCGATCCCGACGTGGTGTGTTTAGCATGGGGCTTGGGCGTCGAACGACTGGCGATGCTGAAGTTGGGAATAGACGACATACGAGATCTGTACATGAGCGACCTCAAGACGCTCCTGGAGCTACCCACCGCCAGGGCACGGCGCTGA
- a CDS encoding DUF167 family protein, giving the protein MESPVKEHREGTLIRVRVNPDADTTDLKGVDEWRGVLEVDVAAPPVKGKANRELLEFLGRKLNTTCELVSGEKSREKLVLARDVSVDEVKERLGLR; this is encoded by the coding sequence TTGGAGTCACCGGTGAAAGAGCATCGGGAAGGAACGCTGATCCGAGTGCGGGTGAACCCGGACGCGGATACCACCGATCTGAAGGGGGTCGATGAGTGGCGTGGAGTCCTAGAAGTCGACGTGGCCGCGCCGCCGGTCAAGGGCAAAGCGAACCGCGAGCTGCTCGAGTTCCTCGGAAGGAAGCTCAACACGACCTGCGAATTGGTCTCGGGGGAGAAGTCCAGGGAGAAGTTAGTGCTCGCACGAGATGTCTCCGTCGATGAGGTGAAGGAACGGCTGGGATTGCGTTAA
- a CDS encoding 2-isopropylmalate synthase has translation MREANADADPPDEVRIFDTTLRDGEQTPGVALTPEEKLRIARKLDEIGVDTIEAGFAAASEGELKAIRRIAREELDAEVCSMARMVKGDVDAAVEAEADAVHIVVPTSEVHVKKKLRMDREEVLERAREVVEYARDHGLTVEISTEDGTRTELEYLYEVFDACLEAGAERLGYNDTVGVMAPEGMFLAVKKLRERVGEDVILSVHCHDDFGMATANTVAAVRAGARQVHVTVNGIGERAGNAALEEVVVVLEELYGVDTGIRTERLTELSKLVERLTGVRVPPNKAVVGENAFTHESGIHADGILKDESTYEPIPPEKVGHERRFVLGKHVGTSVIRKKLKQMGVDVDDEQLLEILRRLKRLGDRGKRITEADLRAIAEDVLGRPAERDIEVEDFTTVTGKRTIPTASIVVKIDGTRKEAASTGVGPVDATIKALERALKDQGIDFELVEYRAEALTGGTDAITHVDVKLRDPETGDIVHSGSSREDIVVASLEAFIDGINSLMARKRS, from the coding sequence TTGAGAGAGGCCAACGCGGACGCGGACCCGCCGGACGAGGTGAGGATATTCGACACCACTCTGAGGGACGGGGAGCAGACCCCGGGAGTCGCTCTGACCCCCGAGGAAAAGCTGCGGATCGCCCGAAAGCTCGACGAGATCGGCGTGGATACGATCGAAGCCGGCTTCGCGGCCGCGAGTGAGGGAGAACTCAAGGCGATTCGGCGCATCGCCCGGGAGGAGCTCGACGCCGAAGTGTGCAGTATGGCGCGTATGGTGAAGGGTGACGTGGACGCGGCGGTCGAAGCCGAGGCCGACGCGGTTCACATCGTCGTACCTACTTCCGAGGTCCACGTGAAGAAGAAGCTTCGGATGGATCGTGAAGAGGTCCTGGAGCGCGCTCGCGAGGTCGTAGAGTACGCGCGCGATCACGGGTTGACGGTGGAGATTTCCACCGAAGACGGTACCAGGACGGAGCTCGAGTACCTGTACGAGGTGTTCGACGCCTGCCTGGAGGCGGGCGCCGAACGTCTCGGTTACAACGACACCGTCGGAGTGATGGCGCCGGAGGGTATGTTCCTGGCGGTGAAGAAGCTCCGGGAGCGCGTCGGTGAGGACGTCATCCTCAGCGTGCACTGTCACGATGACTTCGGTATGGCGACGGCCAACACCGTCGCCGCCGTCAGGGCGGGGGCGCGTCAGGTCCACGTGACCGTGAACGGGATCGGCGAGCGCGCCGGCAACGCGGCGTTGGAGGAGGTGGTGGTAGTGCTGGAGGAGCTGTACGGCGTGGACACCGGCATCCGGACCGAGCGGCTGACGGAGCTCTCCAAGCTCGTGGAGAGGCTGACCGGCGTTAGGGTACCACCGAACAAGGCCGTGGTAGGTGAGAACGCTTTCACCCACGAGTCGGGGATCCACGCCGACGGCATCCTAAAGGACGAGAGTACTTACGAGCCCATTCCGCCCGAGAAAGTCGGGCATGAACGCCGGTTCGTCCTAGGTAAACACGTAGGAACAAGCGTGATCCGTAAGAAGTTGAAACAAATGGGTGTCGACGTCGACGACGAGCAGCTCCTGGAGATCCTCCGACGCCTCAAGCGGTTGGGGGACCGTGGGAAGCGGATCACCGAGGCCGATCTCCGCGCGATCGCCGAGGACGTACTGGGGAGACCGGCTGAGCGTGACATCGAGGTCGAGGATTTCACGACGGTCACCGGGAAGAGGACTATACCGACGGCCTCGATCGTCGTGAAGATCGACGGGACCAGGAAGGAGGCCGCGTCTACCGGCGTGGGACCCGTGGACGCTACTATCAAGGCGTTGGAGCGGGCCCTCAAGGATCAAGGGATCGACTTCGAGCTCGTCGAGTATCGGGCTGAGGCGCTGACAGGCGGTACCGACGCTATCACCCACGTGGATGTCAAGCTGCGCGATCCGGAGACCGGTGATATAGTGCATTCCGGCTCCTCACGGGAAGACATCGTCGTGGCGAGCTTGGAGGCGTTCATCGACGGTATCAACTCGCTGATGGCCCGCAAGCGTAGCTGA
- a CDS encoding P-loop containing NTPase: protein MTHVVLVVGLLETDSGKTTAALPLVSALDLVPFKPRSGHNVWLHYDHTRRCVELGLPVSRDVLKLAKVAEVDLPLITLNPVHRVWTSPDVGTAVKSDVSLRYFSAQTDAYVLMDRLDETVFLYTEGTELRYVPDETMEMARECEVREVREEPAPEELRRTIDRAWSRVRKEGPVLVESLNNLAVPWPGVLKYDGVAVAVGPGTALVYDLRDYARAAETLAGPEAVTLSLLEVLEPLEVVRLPPLDRTRRSDPRKLEEAYRELIGAVQERL from the coding sequence GTGACGCACGTCGTGCTGGTCGTCGGCCTTCTAGAAACCGACTCCGGTAAGACGACCGCCGCGTTGCCTCTGGTCTCTGCGCTCGACCTCGTACCGTTCAAACCCAGGTCCGGTCATAACGTATGGTTGCACTACGACCATACGCGCAGATGCGTGGAGCTCGGGCTGCCCGTCAGTCGTGACGTGCTCAAGCTGGCGAAGGTCGCCGAGGTTGATCTGCCGTTGATCACGCTCAACCCCGTTCACCGCGTGTGGACGTCTCCCGACGTGGGGACTGCGGTGAAGTCCGACGTCTCATTGAGGTATTTCTCCGCCCAGACCGACGCGTACGTCCTGATGGACCGGTTGGACGAAACCGTGTTCCTGTACACGGAGGGGACCGAACTCAGGTACGTGCCCGACGAGACGATGGAAATGGCCCGTGAGTGCGAGGTGAGGGAAGTCCGCGAGGAACCCGCTCCCGAAGAGCTGCGTCGGACGATCGACCGGGCCTGGAGTCGAGTCCGTAAGGAGGGTCCCGTACTGGTGGAGAGCCTGAACAACCTGGCCGTTCCCTGGCCCGGCGTCCTCAAGTACGACGGCGTGGCCGTCGCCGTCGGTCCCGGCACGGCCCTGGTGTACGATCTCAGGGACTACGCCCGGGCTGCCGAGACGCTCGCCGGCCCGGAGGCGGTGACGCTGAGCCTGCTCGAGGTCCTGGAGCCCTTGGAGGTGGTCAGGCTCCCACCGCTCGATAGGACACGAAGGTCCGATCCGCGAAAGCTTGAAGAAGCGTACCGGGAGCTCATCGGTGCCGTCCAGGAGAGGCTGTAG
- a CDS encoding radical SAM protein: MLEWRPEPGYDPLETAERVRGWVCEGRRRKYYRFRETRFYGGCATADAVGCNLDCAYCYVNYPRRHPWDRRWKFHRPIDVVERLKNMGGDVVRVSGCEPTLCKEHILELIELCGRELPDRKFVLETNGTILGADRSFVRELGNHEHVHVRVCLKGYDPQSFARITNANPDGFDLQLRCLRYLFKEGISFHPAIPRLFRPEDIDKLAGVLSDIGVPPSSLEVEPIRVYDHVRRELRRRGLTVVR, translated from the coding sequence ATGTTGGAGTGGCGTCCCGAGCCCGGTTATGACCCTTTAGAGACAGCGGAACGTGTGCGTGGGTGGGTGTGTGAAGGAAGACGACGAAAGTACTACCGGTTCCGGGAGACCCGCTTCTACGGTGGATGCGCCACGGCCGACGCCGTGGGGTGCAACCTCGACTGTGCTTACTGTTACGTTAATTACCCGCGGAGGCATCCCTGGGACCGACGCTGGAAGTTTCACCGGCCAATCGACGTTGTGGAGCGCCTGAAGAACATGGGGGGCGATGTCGTGCGTGTTTCCGGCTGCGAACCGACGCTGTGTAAGGAGCACATCCTCGAGCTCATCGAGCTCTGCGGGCGGGAACTCCCCGACCGGAAGTTCGTCCTGGAGACGAACGGCACGATCCTGGGAGCCGACCGTTCGTTCGTGAGGGAACTAGGGAATCACGAACACGTTCACGTACGCGTGTGTCTGAAGGGGTACGATCCTCAATCGTTCGCGCGAATCACCAACGCGAACCCGGACGGGTTCGATCTACAGCTCCGGTGCTTAAGATATCTTTTTAAAGAGGGAATATCCTTCCACCCGGCCATACCCCGTCTGTTCCGCCCGGAAGATATCGACAAGCTAGCCGGAGTACTCTCGGACATCGGAGTCCCACCCTCATCACTCGAAGTGGAGCCGATCAGGGTCTATGACCACGTCCGTAGGGAGTTGAGACGGCGGGGGCTAACGGTTGTGCGGTGA